From a single Saimiri boliviensis isolate mSaiBol1 chromosome 7, mSaiBol1.pri, whole genome shotgun sequence genomic region:
- the H1-7 gene encoding testis-specific H1 histone — MAEAPGTSGESQGHSATQPPAEKTVGGPPSCGRRSVLRVSQLVLRAIAAHKGLTLATLRKEFGNAGYEVRRKSGRHEAPRREATGTLLRVSGSDAAGYFRVWKVPKPKRKPGRARPEEGARGPRRTPAAPRRPRRRRRTRLRKAARKAREVWRRLARAKARARARARRARRATLRAKERQGARAKEEAGSTAAGGRGRAARERPRLRSGQGKRRSSKPGEEKQEPRKPTQQTIQKPTPAKTDRTSSGQGKTPLKTSSKTSSRSEGLRNAVKNASSGSSFSPTQNPCVSPIDPKKSVSQTN; from the coding sequence ATGGCTGAGGCACCTGGAACCAGCGGCGAATCTCAAGGCCACTCAGCCACTCAGCCGCCAGCGGAAAAAACTGTCGGGGGACCACCGAGCTGCGGCCGGCGCTCCGTGCTCAGAGTGTCCCAGCTGGTGCTCCGGGCCATCGCCGCTCACAAAGGGCTGACTCTGGCCACCCTCAGGAAGGAGTTCGGAAACGCCGGCTACGAGGTGCGCAGGAAGAGTGGCCGCCACGAGGCGCCCAGGCGGGAGGCCACGGGCACGCTCCTCCGGGTCAGCGGCAGCGACGCCGCGGGTTACTTCAGGGTCTGGAAGGTTCCGAAGCCTAAAAGAAAGCCGGGGCGGGCGAGGCCGGAGGAGGGCGCGCGCGGTCCCCGGAGGACCCCAGCCGCGCCCCGGAGACCCCGGAGGCGGCGCCGCACGCGCCTTCGCAAGGCTGCCAGGAAGGCCAGAGAAGTGTGGAGACGGCTCGCGAGGGCGaaagccagggccagggccagggcgaGGAGAGCCAGGAGGGCGACGCTGAGAGCCAAGGAGCGGCAGGGTGCCAGGGCCAAGGAGGAAGCGGGGAGCACAGCGGCAGGCGGGCGAGGACGGGCCGCGAGGGAACGCCCTAGGCTGAGGTCAGGGCAGGGCAAGAGGCGAAGCTCCAAGCCCGGGGAAGAGAAGCAGGAGCCCAGGAAGCCCACACAGCAGACCATCCAGAAGCCAACGCCGGCTAAAACCGACCGGACATCTAGCGGGCAGGGGAAGACTCCACTAAAGACTTCCTCAAAGACCAGCTCTAGATCTGAAGGTCTTCGGAATGCAGTCAAGAATGCCTCTAGTGGGAGCAGCTTCTCTCCGACCCAGAACCCATGCGTTTCCCCCATAGATCCCAAGAAGAGCGTCTCTCAAACTAATTGA